The following are from one region of the Streptomyces rubrogriseus genome:
- a CDS encoding RidA family protein: MAITLLNPGGLPEIDVYRQVSIASGSKLVFVAGQVAWDADGVTVGEGDLAAQAEQCYLNVATALAAAGASFADVAKLNVHVVDWTPDKMPLLLEGIERAAARLGVTPAAPATLLGIAALDVPEHLVEVEATAVLD, translated from the coding sequence ATGGCCATCACCCTGTTGAACCCCGGCGGGCTGCCCGAGATCGACGTCTACCGACAGGTGTCGATCGCGTCCGGATCGAAGCTGGTCTTCGTCGCCGGGCAGGTCGCCTGGGACGCCGACGGCGTCACGGTCGGCGAAGGGGACCTGGCGGCGCAGGCCGAGCAGTGCTACCTCAACGTCGCCACCGCCCTGGCCGCGGCCGGTGCCTCCTTCGCGGACGTCGCCAAGCTGAACGTCCACGTCGTCGACTGGACGCCGGACAAGATGCCCCTCCTGCTGGAGGGGATCGAGCGGGCTGCCGCCCGGCTGGGAGTGACCCCGGCCGCGCCGGCCACCCTGCTGGGCATCGCGGCACTGGACGTGCCCGAGCATCTGGTCGAGGTCGAGGCCACGGCCGTCCTCGACTGA
- a CDS encoding carbohydrate ABC transporter permease, with protein MPTAPAGAPQRRDTSRRTTDPSGERSASAGRRPLTASRRANRAGLAFVSPTFLVVLVVVVLPIAWTVLLAFQKARLVDIQGMGLFGNWSLDNFSQVFDSAGFWSSLGTTLLYTAGATLGSVLLGLVAALALRKPFKGRGLLRAAMLLPYVAPVVAVAFVWEVALSPQYGVVNDWGRRLFGWDDPIAFLSTRQYEVDLLGLHFDVPLALLTVIVFECWRYFPFAFLFILARLQAVPDTLEEAALVDGATPTQRFRHVLLPQLMPVIALLCVLRFIMTFNKFDDVYLLTGGGAGTDVAAVRVYDFLTARYDVGAAAAQALVLALSLMILLGFYFKFFGNKVQEEA; from the coding sequence ATGCCCACAGCCCCAGCCGGCGCGCCGCAGCGCCGGGACACCAGCCGCCGGACCACGGACCCGTCCGGGGAGCGGTCCGCCTCCGCGGGCCGTCGCCCGCTCACCGCGAGCCGGCGCGCCAACCGCGCGGGACTCGCGTTCGTCTCCCCCACCTTCCTCGTCGTCCTCGTGGTGGTCGTGCTGCCCATCGCCTGGACCGTGCTGCTGGCCTTCCAGAAGGCCAGGCTCGTCGACATCCAGGGCATGGGCCTGTTCGGCAACTGGTCCCTGGACAACTTCTCGCAGGTCTTCGACTCGGCCGGCTTCTGGTCGAGCCTCGGCACCACCCTGCTGTACACGGCGGGCGCCACCCTCGGCTCCGTGCTCCTCGGCCTGGTGGCCGCGCTCGCCCTGCGCAAGCCCTTCAAGGGGCGCGGGCTGCTGCGCGCGGCGATGCTGCTCCCGTACGTCGCGCCGGTCGTCGCCGTGGCCTTCGTCTGGGAGGTGGCGCTCAGCCCGCAGTACGGCGTGGTCAACGACTGGGGCCGGCGGCTGTTCGGCTGGGACGACCCGATCGCCTTCCTGTCCACCCGCCAGTACGAGGTCGACCTGCTGGGCCTGCACTTCGACGTCCCGCTGGCGCTGCTGACGGTCATCGTCTTCGAGTGCTGGCGGTACTTCCCCTTCGCCTTCCTGTTCATCCTGGCGCGGTTGCAGGCGGTGCCCGACACGCTGGAGGAGGCCGCGCTGGTCGACGGCGCCACGCCGACCCAGCGGTTCCGGCACGTGCTGCTGCCCCAGCTGATGCCGGTGATCGCGCTGCTGTGCGTGCTGCGCTTCATCATGACGTTCAACAAGTTCGACGACGTCTACCTGCTCACCGGCGGCGGCGCCGGCACCGACGTGGCCGCCGTGCGCGTGTACGACTTCCTCACCGCCCGCTACGACGTGGGAGCGGCGGCCGCGCAGGCGCTCGTCCTGGCCCTCTCGCTGATGATCCTGCTGGGCTTCTACTTCAAGTTCTTCGGCAACAAGGTCCAGGAGGAAGCGTGA
- a CDS encoding ROK family transcriptional regulator — MTSSQASAGELLHLIRSGRANTRADLQQATGLSRSTVGQRLDLLNRAGWLRHSTGTSTGGRPSHRIAFDPGHASVIAFDLETRHARAAVLDLAGNILAEHTGPMDVGAGPDRVLAGLADWFPDLIAAAGVPASHVAGIGLSVPGPVDWESGRVIEPPIMPGWDRYPIRERLQEAYASRLGLDPAAAEAVPVLVDNDANLMALAEHQANHRDCASFVLLKVSTGIGAGVVIGDRLYRGIDGGAGDIGHIRLHDRSDALCMCGSHGCLAAVASGRAIAGELAALGQDTASGRDVRRLLNEGHPDAVRLAREAGRRVGEVLVTVVTLLNPGVLMIAGELAGVPFLTGVRELVYQRAMPRATANLQVVTSRLGDHAGLVGAAAMVVEHLYSPAGADARLERLAS; from the coding sequence ATGACGTCAAGTCAGGCCAGCGCCGGCGAACTGCTGCACCTGATCCGCAGCGGCCGCGCCAACACGCGGGCCGACCTCCAGCAGGCGACCGGGCTGTCCCGCTCCACCGTCGGACAGCGCCTCGACCTGCTCAACCGTGCCGGGTGGCTGCGCCACAGCACGGGCACCTCCACCGGCGGACGCCCCTCGCACCGGATCGCCTTCGATCCCGGCCACGCCTCGGTCATCGCCTTCGACCTGGAGACCCGGCACGCCCGCGCCGCGGTGCTCGACCTGGCCGGCAACATCCTGGCCGAGCACACCGGCCCGATGGACGTCGGTGCCGGCCCCGACCGCGTCCTGGCGGGGCTGGCCGACTGGTTCCCCGACCTGATCGCCGCGGCCGGTGTCCCGGCGTCCCACGTGGCGGGCATCGGCCTGTCCGTGCCCGGGCCGGTCGACTGGGAGTCCGGGCGGGTGATCGAGCCGCCCATCATGCCCGGCTGGGACCGCTACCCCATCCGGGAGCGGCTGCAGGAGGCGTACGCGTCCCGCCTGGGCCTGGACCCGGCGGCCGCCGAGGCCGTGCCGGTCCTGGTGGACAACGACGCCAACCTGATGGCGCTGGCCGAACACCAGGCCAACCACCGGGACTGCGCCTCCTTCGTGCTCCTGAAGGTGTCCACCGGCATCGGCGCGGGGGTCGTCATCGGGGACCGCCTCTACCGCGGCATCGACGGCGGGGCGGGCGACATCGGGCACATCCGCCTGCACGACCGGTCCGACGCGCTGTGCATGTGCGGCTCCCACGGCTGTCTCGCGGCCGTGGCCAGTGGGCGGGCGATCGCCGGGGAACTGGCCGCCCTAGGCCAGGACACGGCGTCCGGACGCGATGTCAGGCGGCTGCTCAACGAGGGGCACCCGGACGCGGTCCGGCTGGCCCGCGAGGCGGGACGGCGGGTGGGCGAGGTCCTGGTGACCGTCGTGACCCTGCTCAATCCGGGGGTCCTCATGATCGCCGGAGAGCTGGCCGGGGTGCCCTTCCTCACCGGGGTGCGGGAGTTGGTCTACCAGCGGGCGATGCCCCGCGCGACCGCCAACCTCCAGGTCGTCACCTCACGGCTCGGCGACCACGCCGGGCTCGTCGGGGCCGCCGCCATGGTCGTGGAGCACCTCTACTCCCCCGCCGGCGCCGACGCCCGGCTGGAACGCCTCGCCTCATGA
- a CDS encoding tellurite resistance TerB family protein has protein sequence MAMWDKIKDQAKTFQQSQGTRGASGSGQGSHGPAGGGRSGSSSGGSKAQLIGMFKSQLASAKNELKSGAYRDASMAMCALVAAADGRVEPAERQRVEELIVSNEVLQNFPADQLRQRFNQHVDRLLANFEQGKAEALQVIAKAAKKPAEARAVVQTGMVVAGADGSFEPSEQYAIREACTALNIPPSEFGV, from the coding sequence GTGGCGATGTGGGACAAGATCAAGGACCAGGCCAAGACCTTCCAGCAGTCCCAGGGCACTCGGGGAGCGAGCGGATCCGGCCAGGGCTCGCACGGACCCGCGGGGGGCGGCAGGTCGGGCTCGTCCTCCGGCGGTTCCAAGGCCCAGCTGATCGGGATGTTCAAGTCCCAGCTCGCCTCGGCCAAGAACGAGCTGAAGAGCGGCGCCTACCGGGACGCCAGCATGGCCATGTGCGCGCTGGTCGCCGCCGCGGACGGCCGGGTGGAGCCGGCCGAGCGGCAGCGCGTGGAGGAGCTGATCGTCTCCAACGAGGTGCTGCAGAACTTCCCGGCGGACCAGCTCCGCCAGCGGTTCAACCAGCACGTGGACCGGCTCCTCGCCAACTTCGAGCAGGGGAAGGCCGAGGCACTCCAGGTCATCGCCAAGGCCGCCAAGAAGCCCGCGGAGGCCCGTGCGGTCGTGCAGACCGGCATGGTGGTCGCCGGGGCCGACGGATCCTTCGAGCCGTCCGAGCAGTACGCGATCCGCGAGGCGTGCACCGCGCTGAACATCCCGCCCTCGGAGTTCGGCGTCTGA
- a CDS encoding carbohydrate ABC transporter permease yields MSGKTALTRARFEERFFGVARWIVIAFLAVITLLPFYYMVLLSLKPIDALLLDPGSLWVSAKDFTLSTYRDVLRSTDDGGQGFLRFLLNSALVSLGTVVLTLVAAVPGAYAVSRLKFFGHRQVSALFLAVYLFPATLLAVPLFVIFAKIGLSSSLVGLAVVYVAQTVPVSIYMLKNYLVTIPASIEEAAALDGCSRLQTVRKVILPLALPSLMATGLYVFMIAWNEFLFALLFLAADPGEWTVSLGLAQLSNGIEVPKTVLMAGSVILTIPVVLLFFAAERLLTEGLTSGADKS; encoded by the coding sequence GTGAGTGGCAAGACCGCCCTGACCCGGGCCCGGTTCGAGGAGAGGTTCTTCGGCGTCGCGCGCTGGATCGTCATCGCGTTCCTGGCCGTGATCACCCTTCTGCCGTTCTACTACATGGTGCTGCTGTCGCTGAAGCCCATCGACGCGCTCCTGCTCGACCCCGGCTCGCTCTGGGTCTCGGCCAAGGACTTCACCCTCTCCACCTACCGCGACGTGCTGCGCTCCACCGACGACGGCGGCCAGGGCTTCCTGAGGTTCCTGCTCAACTCCGCGCTGGTCTCGCTCGGCACGGTGGTGCTGACCCTGGTGGCCGCCGTGCCCGGCGCCTACGCGGTGAGCCGGCTGAAGTTCTTCGGTCACCGCCAGGTCAGCGCGCTCTTCCTGGCCGTCTACCTGTTCCCGGCGACGCTGCTGGCCGTGCCGCTCTTCGTGATCTTCGCGAAGATCGGTCTCTCCTCCAGCCTGGTCGGTCTCGCCGTCGTGTACGTCGCGCAGACCGTGCCGGTGTCGATCTACATGCTGAAGAACTACCTCGTCACCATCCCCGCCTCCATCGAGGAGGCGGCGGCGCTCGACGGCTGCTCCCGCCTGCAGACCGTGCGCAAGGTGATCCTGCCGCTGGCCCTGCCCTCGCTGATGGCGACCGGCCTGTACGTCTTCATGATCGCCTGGAACGAGTTCCTCTTCGCGCTGCTGTTCCTGGCCGCCGACCCCGGCGAGTGGACCGTCTCCCTGGGGCTGGCCCAGCTCTCCAACGGCATCGAGGTGCCCAAGACCGTCCTCATGGCCGGTTCCGTGATCCTCACGATCCCCGTGGTACTTCTGTTCTTCGCCGCCGAACGCCTGCTCACCGAGGGGCTGACCAGCGGCGCCGACAAGAGTTGA
- a CDS encoding Gfo/Idh/MocA family protein, with product MTTAPAPWTDRPVEVGLVGAGPWARAMHARVLAAGPETRLAAVWARRTEAARETAAPYAAHVAADFEELLDHCEAVAFAVPPAVQAELAPLAAKRGKDLLLEKPLGPDLTAARRVADAVAEAGVVSQLVLTKRYHPATRAFLEAARSFDAVGARSCYLHGAFLEGEFATGWRLEHGALLDLGPHLLDLLDAAVGPVAAVHATGDPRRWVELTCEHENGAVSQASLSGSVAVPRALTRVELFGTGEPLVYDTAGLDHEECWPVLRRDFATAVRTRKPTPVDAGRGLYLQSLLDRAVHG from the coding sequence GTGACCACTGCCCCCGCCCCCTGGACCGACCGGCCCGTCGAGGTCGGGCTCGTGGGTGCCGGCCCGTGGGCCCGCGCCATGCACGCCCGGGTGCTGGCCGCCGGTCCCGAGACCCGGCTCGCCGCGGTCTGGGCCCGCCGTACCGAGGCCGCCCGCGAGACCGCCGCCCCCTACGCCGCCCATGTCGCCGCCGACTTCGAGGAGTTGCTGGACCACTGCGAGGCCGTGGCGTTCGCCGTGCCGCCCGCCGTCCAGGCCGAGCTGGCACCGCTGGCGGCGAAACGGGGCAAGGACCTGTTGCTGGAGAAGCCGCTCGGGCCCGACCTGACCGCGGCCCGCCGGGTGGCCGACGCGGTCGCCGAGGCCGGGGTCGTCTCCCAGCTCGTACTGACCAAGCGCTACCACCCGGCCACCCGGGCCTTCCTGGAGGCCGCCCGTTCCTTCGACGCGGTCGGGGCGCGCTCCTGCTACCTCCACGGGGCTTTCCTGGAGGGGGAGTTCGCCACCGGCTGGCGTCTGGAGCACGGCGCCCTGCTCGACCTGGGTCCCCATCTGCTCGACCTGCTGGACGCCGCGGTCGGCCCGGTCGCCGCCGTCCATGCCACGGGCGACCCGCGCCGCTGGGTGGAGTTGACCTGCGAGCACGAGAACGGCGCCGTGAGCCAGGCCTCGCTGTCCGGTTCCGTGGCCGTCCCCCGCGCGCTGACCCGCGTCGAACTGTTCGGCACGGGCGAGCCCCTGGTGTACGACACGGCCGGCCTCGACCACGAGGAGTGCTGGCCCGTCCTGCGCCGCGACTTCGCCACGGCCGTCCGCACCCGTAAGCCGACGCCGGTCGACGCCGGACGCGGCCTGTACCTGCAGAGCCTCCTCGACCGGGCCGTGCACGGCTAG
- a CDS encoding CGNR zinc finger domain-containing protein, whose translation MRYIRPVPIPHGADADAGVHDPDWSTRHSVLSTARRTAALVNVLAGGPSGVGGGPAPDAVAEVLRAYGEKEPLDLTARDVEGMREAAALLRDVFAAESADAAAHVLNRLLGAHTGRLRLTSHGGGTPWHPHLDRADDAPWPEWFLASSCLALTVLVWDRQRPPGRSCASGSCRNVFIAQGSGPERRYCSRRCATRERVAAHRRRADG comes from the coding sequence ATGCGTTACATTCGGCCCGTGCCCATTCCTCACGGCGCCGATGCGGACGCCGGCGTCCACGACCCCGACTGGTCCACGAGACACTCCGTACTGTCCACGGCGCGGCGCACCGCCGCCCTGGTCAACGTGCTCGCCGGGGGCCCTTCCGGGGTCGGCGGGGGCCCCGCCCCCGACGCGGTCGCCGAGGTGCTGCGCGCCTACGGCGAGAAGGAGCCCCTCGACCTCACCGCCCGTGACGTGGAGGGGATGCGCGAGGCCGCCGCCCTGCTGCGGGACGTCTTCGCGGCGGAGTCCGCCGACGCCGCCGCGCACGTCCTGAACCGCCTCCTCGGCGCACACACGGGGCGCCTGCGCCTGACGTCCCACGGGGGCGGAACTCCTTGGCACCCGCACCTCGACCGTGCCGACGACGCACCCTGGCCGGAGTGGTTCCTGGCCTCGTCCTGCCTGGCGTTGACGGTCCTGGTCTGGGACCGCCAACGCCCACCCGGCAGGAGCTGCGCCTCCGGTAGCTGCCGGAACGTCTTCATCGCCCAGGGCAGCGGTCCGGAACGCCGCTACTGCTCACGTCGCTGCGCGACCCGGGAGCGGGTAGCGGCGCACCGGCGCCGGGCCGACGGGTGA
- a CDS encoding GtrA family protein, which produces MGRAVWSREVGWFVAIGVASTAGQALLYWGLRPWSPPAVANLVSLLVLTVLNTEANRRLTFRHAATTPARAHLAAGGLFLLGYLVTSGAVLWFTHRRPDASPAAETAVLATTSVAVTVVRFLVLRLAVFRTARQVPKRPREASPRRRASR; this is translated from the coding sequence GTGGGGCGCGCGGTGTGGTCGCGGGAGGTCGGCTGGTTCGTCGCGATCGGCGTCGCGTCGACCGCGGGCCAGGCGCTCCTCTACTGGGGGCTGCGTCCGTGGTCGCCCCCGGCGGTCGCCAACCTGGTCTCGCTCCTCGTCCTGACGGTGCTGAACACCGAGGCGAACCGGCGGCTGACGTTCCGGCACGCCGCCACCACACCGGCCCGCGCGCACCTCGCAGCGGGCGGCCTCTTCCTGCTCGGCTACCTGGTCACCTCGGGTGCCGTGCTGTGGTTCACGCACCGGCGGCCCGACGCCTCGCCCGCCGCCGAGACCGCGGTCCTCGCCACCACGTCCGTCGCCGTCACCGTCGTACGCTTCCTCGTCCTGCGACTGGCCGTCTTCCGCACCGCGCGTCAAGTGCCGAAGCGGCCGCGCGAGGCCTCCCCGCGTCGTCGGGCGAGCCGTTGA